One part of the Deinococcus sp. NW-56 genome encodes these proteins:
- a CDS encoding ABC transporter substrate-binding protein: protein MPTRSPLPRLCGLAGLVTLALCGGALAAPKKVTGYGNLGITNGKPGGTYTLALGDSPQSLFYYGVIDNNLGLISQQMFDGLVEFNYATYKVEPALAESWTVSPDGRTYTFRLRQGVKWSDGQAFDADDVVFTYSQIIMNPEARAGDAASFKLDGKQVEVRKVNANTVRFVLPRPSPAFLLQMRSFIMPKHKLLRYSQEGGAKPADINSAWPSNVRESEVVGTGPFRLSNYTAGQKVTLTRNPNYWKVDGRGTKLPYLAGLEFLIIRDPQAQVAQFLAGNLDQLNITGAQFPDLKQREVAGAPFKVFRSTALFGSPPFVAYNFDAKNAALAKVFSDVRFRRAMQQAVNRERIIDTVYNGLASLPGHGVAPINKEWYTNTTRQLGSFNLAAAGEALDAMGIRDTNRDGIRNLPGGGNLEFDLTYGTDSSVYPAIATILQSDFARIGVKVNLRGILSSRLLSTGQSGDWEMILHAFGDQPDPELRKPIWQPGGALYYWHRSLQPAQDGGRPNLTRMAPWEREIYNIFEDAAVTTSASRRKALYTRWQLLFAQNLPVTPIAKPENIGAVSNKFGNYIYNLGVIPGYNPVPLIYQK, encoded by the coding sequence ATGCCCACGCGCTCCCCGCTGCCGCGCCTTTGCGGCCTCGCCGGTCTCGTCACCCTCGCCCTGTGCGGCGGCGCCCTGGCCGCCCCCAAGAAAGTCACGGGCTACGGCAACCTCGGCATCACAAACGGCAAGCCCGGCGGCACCTACACCCTGGCGCTGGGGGACAGCCCGCAGAGCCTCTTTTACTACGGGGTGATCGACAACAACCTCGGGCTGATCTCGCAGCAGATGTTCGACGGGCTGGTCGAGTTCAACTACGCGACCTACAAGGTCGAGCCTGCGCTGGCCGAGAGCTGGACCGTCAGCCCCGACGGCCGCACCTACACCTTCCGGCTGCGCCAGGGCGTGAAGTGGAGCGACGGCCAGGCGTTCGACGCCGACGACGTGGTCTTCACCTACAGCCAGATCATCATGAATCCGGAAGCGCGGGCAGGCGACGCCGCCTCCTTCAAGCTCGACGGCAAGCAGGTCGAGGTCCGCAAGGTGAACGCCAACACCGTGCGTTTCGTGCTGCCGCGCCCCAGCCCGGCCTTCCTCCTTCAGATGCGCTCCTTCATCATGCCCAAGCACAAGCTGCTCAGATACTCGCAAGAAGGCGGCGCCAAGCCCGCCGACATCAACAGCGCCTGGCCCAGCAACGTCCGCGAGTCCGAGGTCGTCGGCACCGGTCCCTTCCGGCTCAGCAACTACACCGCCGGACAGAAGGTCACCCTGACCCGCAACCCCAACTACTGGAAGGTGGACGGGCGGGGCACCAAGCTGCCCTACCTGGCCGGGCTGGAATTCCTGATTATCCGCGACCCCCAGGCGCAGGTCGCGCAGTTCCTGGCCGGGAACCTCGACCAGCTCAACATCACCGGGGCACAGTTCCCGGACCTCAAGCAGAGGGAGGTGGCGGGGGCGCCCTTCAAGGTCTTCCGCTCGACGGCGCTGTTCGGCTCGCCGCCCTTCGTGGCTTACAACTTCGACGCGAAGAACGCGGCGCTGGCGAAGGTCTTCAGCGACGTGCGCTTCCGCCGGGCGATGCAGCAGGCGGTCAACCGCGAGCGCATCATCGACACCGTCTACAACGGCCTCGCCAGCCTGCCGGGACACGGGGTCGCGCCCATCAACAAGGAGTGGTACACCAACACCACCCGGCAGCTCGGCTCCTTTAACCTCGCGGCGGCGGGCGAGGCCCTCGACGCGATGGGCATCCGCGACACCAACCGCGACGGCATCCGCAACCTGCCCGGCGGCGGCAACCTGGAATTCGACCTCACCTACGGCACCGATTCCAGCGTGTACCCGGCCATCGCCACCATCCTCCAGAGCGACTTCGCCCGCATCGGCGTGAAGGTCAACCTGCGCGGCATCCTGTCCTCGCGCCTGCTCTCGACCGGGCAGAGCGGCGACTGGGAGATGATCCTGCACGCCTTTGGCGACCAGCCCGATCCCGAGTTGCGTAAGCCCATCTGGCAGCCCGGCGGCGCCCTGTACTACTGGCACCGCAGCCTCCAGCCCGCCCAGGACGGCGGACGGCCCAACCTGACCCGCATGGCCCCCTGGGAGCGCGAGATCTACAACATCTTCGAGGACGCGGCCGTCACCACCAGCGCCAGCCGCCGCAAGGCGCTGTACACCCGCTGGCAACTCCTCTTTGCCCAGAACCTGCCGGTCACGCCCATCGCCAAGCCGGAGAACATCGGCGCCGTCAGCAACAAGTTCGGCAACTATATCTACAACCTCGGCGTGATTCCCGGCTACAACCCGGTGCCGCTGATCTACCAGAAGTAG
- a CDS encoding ABC transporter permease: MLTYALRRILGMLPTLLLISVVCFVVIRLQPGSFIDQYLEDPRVTRETVESITRQLGLDQPAYVQYLTWIKGIVTEGDFGFSFVNGRPVSSLIWERLGWTVFLALLTLLVSWAIAIPLGIYTALNRYGPGATVLNFFGYVSLATPDFLVALLLIALVLNFGGTNVGGLFSPQFIDAPWSLAKFLDLLNHLWIPMIAIGLEGVAGLMRQMRASMLDVINQDYVRTARAKGLAGGRVLWRHAVRNAVNPLISLAGLSLPSLISGTIIASIVLNLPTIGPFLYDSLLNKDQYVAMTLLLFSALLLLVGNLLADLALAWADPRIRFE; this comes from the coding sequence ATGCTGACCTACGCCCTACGCCGCATTCTCGGCATGTTGCCCACGCTGCTGCTGATCTCGGTGGTGTGCTTCGTGGTGATCCGGCTTCAACCCGGCAGCTTTATCGACCAGTACCTCGAAGACCCGCGCGTGACCCGCGAGACGGTGGAGTCGATCACCCGGCAGCTCGGCCTCGACCAGCCTGCCTACGTGCAGTACCTGACCTGGATCAAGGGGATCGTCACCGAGGGGGACTTCGGCTTTTCCTTCGTGAACGGGCGCCCCGTCAGTTCGCTGATCTGGGAACGGCTGGGCTGGACCGTGTTTTTGGCGCTGCTGACCCTGCTGGTGAGCTGGGCCATCGCCATCCCGCTGGGCATCTACACGGCCCTGAACCGCTACGGTCCCGGCGCGACGGTGCTGAACTTCTTCGGGTATGTCAGCCTCGCCACGCCGGACTTTCTGGTGGCGCTGCTCCTGATCGCGCTGGTGCTCAACTTCGGCGGGACGAATGTGGGCGGACTCTTCAGCCCGCAGTTTATCGACGCGCCGTGGAGCCTGGCGAAGTTTCTCGACCTCCTCAACCACCTGTGGATTCCGATGATCGCCATCGGGCTGGAGGGGGTTGCGGGGCTGATGCGGCAGATGCGGGCCTCCATGCTGGACGTGATCAACCAGGATTACGTGCGGACGGCGCGGGCCAAGGGGTTGGCCGGGGGCCGGGTGCTGTGGCGGCACGCGGTCCGCAACGCGGTCAATCCCCTGATCAGCCTCGCGGGGCTGAGCCTGCCTTCCCTGATCTCGGGCACCATCATCGCCTCCATCGTGCTGAACCTGCCCACCATCGGCCCCTTCCTGTACGACAGCCTGCTGAATAAGGACCAGTACGTCGCCATGACGCTGCTGCTGTTCAGTGCGCTGCTGCTGCTGGTCGGGAACCTCCTCGCCGACCTCGCGCTCGCGTGGGCCGACCCCCGGATCCGGTTCGAATGA